The Beijerinckiaceae bacterium RH AL1 genome has a segment encoding these proteins:
- a CDS encoding Integral membrane sensor hybrid histidine kinase (fragment) (ID:RHAL1_01405;~source:Prodigal:2.6): MEQRDRIFQEYYQVGNAERDRSKGLGLGLAIVRRLTTLLECPLTLRSTPGRGSCFSILVPRAGGAVAEPQPAAEAEPAFPTQRRLIVVIEDEIEIRAAMSALLERWGHQAITAENGAAAIARLADCPTKPDLIISDLRLRGSETGLKVIEMLRSEYNETIPAILVTGDTAPERLVEARDSGLLILHKPVSNGRLRAAIGNSLAAEMA, from the coding sequence GTGGAGCAGCGCGACCGCATCTTCCAGGAATACTACCAGGTGGGCAACGCCGAGCGCGACCGCTCGAAAGGGCTCGGCCTCGGTCTCGCCATCGTGCGACGCCTCACGACCCTGCTCGAGTGCCCGCTCACCCTGCGCTCGACGCCGGGGCGCGGCTCGTGCTTCTCGATCCTCGTCCCGCGCGCCGGCGGGGCCGTCGCGGAGCCTCAGCCGGCGGCCGAAGCGGAGCCCGCCTTTCCCACGCAGCGCCGCCTGATCGTCGTCATCGAGGACGAGATCGAGATCCGCGCGGCGATGTCGGCGCTGCTCGAGCGCTGGGGGCACCAGGCGATCACCGCCGAGAACGGGGCCGCCGCCATCGCCCGGCTCGCCGACTGCCCGACCAAGCCCGATCTCATCATCTCCGATCTGAGGCTGCGCGGCAGCGAGACCGGGCTCAAGGTGATCGAGATGCTGCGCAGCGAGTACAACGAGACGATCCCCGCGATCCTCGTCACCGGCGACACCGCGCCGGAGCGCCTCGTCGAGGCGCGCGACAGCGGGCTGCTCATCCTGCACAAGCCTGTCTCGAACGGACGGCTGCGCGCCGCGATCGGCAACTCGCTCGCCGCCGAGATGGCCTAG
- a CDS encoding DNA-binding response regulator (ID:RHAL1_01406;~source:Prodigal:2.6) has product MRRALAMGALGYVPKSASPQVLLSAINLVLNGDIYVPPLILAGGPGNEGVAPEISDALTRRQIDVLCLLAEGLPNKTIATRLELSEKTVKAHVTAIFRALRVVNRTQAASAGRAAGLI; this is encoded by the coding sequence GTGCGCCGCGCGCTGGCCATGGGCGCGCTCGGCTACGTGCCGAAGTCGGCGAGCCCCCAGGTGCTTCTCTCGGCCATCAACCTCGTGCTGAACGGCGACATCTACGTGCCGCCGCTGATCCTCGCCGGCGGTCCCGGCAACGAGGGCGTCGCGCCCGAGATCAGCGACGCGCTCACCCGCCGGCAGATCGACGTTCTCTGCTTGCTGGCGGAAGGGCTGCCGAACAAGACGATCGCCACGCGGCTCGAGCTCTCCGAGAAGACGGTGAAGGCGCATGTCACCGCGATCTTCCGCGCGCTCCGGGTGGTGAACCGCACGCAGGCCGCCAGCGCCGGACGCGCGGCCGGCCTGATCTAG
- a CDS encoding putative Carboxylesterase (source:Prodigal:2.6;~ID:RHAL1_01407): MKAADTGTGGMGAVGLGSAPPGPVTLSCGRIGIVQIPQLGRRPPDDVVMVHGLGANLGFWYATAVEHFRRFGRVTLFDLPGHGDSEMPETGYSPAALAGVLEELLDHLGIERAHLVAHSFGGSVALAFAIAHPERVKSLVLADVRLWAVEPPRLPDEASPRVQRLRDAGLTLADDRYDVSVQVLVELARLRIASDEPMAAIGEIMPGARGLFSGRRTARKWLKLVDTTHAYREMTDAATLLLEDVARIELPMLLVYGAHSSCARSAEALVSLCRRARLQVIPDVGHFFPLTRPHLFARIALGYQRSIERARRRRARRAAAAIAAGDTVDDTAAATLVPQDS; encoded by the coding sequence ATGAAGGCCGCCGACACCGGCACCGGAGGCATGGGCGCCGTCGGTCTTGGAAGCGCGCCGCCGGGACCGGTGACGCTGTCCTGCGGGCGCATCGGCATCGTGCAGATCCCGCAGCTCGGCCGCCGGCCGCCCGACGACGTCGTCATGGTGCACGGCCTCGGCGCCAATCTCGGCTTCTGGTACGCGACGGCCGTCGAGCATTTCCGCCGCTTCGGCCGCGTCACCCTGTTCGACCTGCCGGGCCACGGCGACAGCGAGATGCCGGAGACCGGCTACTCGCCGGCCGCGCTCGCCGGCGTGCTCGAGGAGTTGCTCGACCACCTCGGCATCGAGCGCGCGCATCTTGTCGCGCACAGCTTCGGCGGCAGCGTCGCGCTGGCCTTCGCCATCGCGCATCCCGAGCGCGTGAAGAGCCTCGTTCTCGCCGACGTGCGGCTCTGGGCCGTCGAGCCGCCGCGTCTTCCCGACGAGGCGAGCCCGCGCGTGCAGCGGCTGCGCGATGCCGGCCTGACGCTCGCCGACGACCGCTACGACGTCTCGGTCCAGGTGCTGGTCGAGCTGGCGCGCCTGCGCATCGCCAGCGACGAGCCGATGGCGGCGATCGGCGAGATCATGCCCGGCGCCCGCGGCCTGTTCTCGGGCCGCCGCACGGCGCGCAAATGGCTGAAGCTCGTCGACACGACGCACGCCTATCGCGAGATGACCGATGCCGCGACGCTGCTGCTCGAGGACGTCGCGCGGATCGAGCTGCCGATGCTGCTCGTTTACGGCGCCCACTCGAGCTGCGCGCGCTCGGCCGAGGCGCTGGTCAGCCTCTGCCGCCGCGCGCGCCTGCAGGTCATTCCCGACGTCGGGCATTTCTTTCCGCTGACGCGCCCGCACCTCTTCGCGCGGATCGCGCTCGGCTACCAACGCTCGATCGAGCGGGCACGGCGACGTCGCGCGCGGCGCGCGGCGGCTGCCATCGCCGCAGGCGACACGGTAGACGACACCGCGGCGGCGACCCTCGTTCCGCAGGACTCGTGA
- a CDS encoding hypothetical protein (ID:RHAL1_01408;~conserved protein of unknown function;~source:Prodigal:2.6), producing the protein MTKTLFIGLDGATFTLFDAFTREQPGEGVVMPHLARLMREGFQAPLRSTRHPLTPPAWTTMMTGRTPGNHGIFDFVRVEDRGHDCLWTLASATDNRCETIWSIASRQDKRVVSLNFPMMSPPETINGAIVSGFVSWKHLRRNMTPPHLYDRLKAIPGFDAKELAWDFKREDQIGDDMSVADLEAWVHAHRLREEQWFKVAETMLAEDRPDLFAVMFDGTDKLQHQLWHVLEPALQPKNPSADHKRLRELTLGYYRRLDDYIGRLVEIAGPEAQVFIASDHGFAGTAQVVRINRYLGELGYLTWAVDDGSDEAKRRVDVNFAFLDWEKTKAFCPTPSSNGIRIRVAREPGQPGIAPHEYDAFRDKLIADLKALRGPNGETIITEILTREEAFPGPAMDDAPDLTLMLNDFGFVSVRDKTPVVAARAYPAGTHHPDGIFIAAGPGVAQDQTRELIQLIDVPSILLHSLGLAVPSDFEGEVPRHLFTADEWAARPLATGEAAHAVDRGADDGTPSDAEREKILEQMRALGYLDA; encoded by the coding sequence ATGACGAAGACCCTGTTCATCGGCCTCGACGGTGCGACCTTCACGCTGTTCGACGCTTTTACGCGCGAGCAGCCCGGGGAAGGCGTGGTGATGCCGCACCTCGCGCGCCTGATGCGCGAGGGCTTTCAGGCGCCGCTGCGCTCGACCCGGCACCCGCTGACGCCGCCCGCCTGGACGACGATGATGACGGGCCGCACGCCGGGCAACCACGGCATCTTCGACTTCGTGCGCGTCGAGGACCGCGGCCACGACTGCCTGTGGACGCTGGCGTCTGCCACCGACAACCGCTGCGAGACGATCTGGTCGATCGCCAGCCGGCAGGACAAGCGCGTCGTGTCGCTGAACTTCCCGATGATGTCGCCGCCGGAGACGATCAACGGCGCCATCGTCTCGGGCTTCGTTTCGTGGAAGCACCTGCGCCGCAACATGACGCCGCCGCATCTCTACGACCGGCTGAAGGCGATCCCCGGCTTCGACGCGAAGGAGCTCGCCTGGGACTTCAAGCGCGAGGACCAGATCGGCGACGACATGTCGGTCGCCGACCTCGAGGCCTGGGTGCACGCTCACCGGCTGCGCGAGGAGCAGTGGTTCAAGGTCGCCGAGACCATGCTCGCCGAGGACAGGCCCGACCTGTTCGCGGTGATGTTCGACGGCACCGACAAGCTGCAGCACCAGCTCTGGCATGTGCTGGAGCCCGCGCTGCAGCCGAAGAACCCGTCGGCCGACCACAAGCGGCTGCGCGAGCTGACGCTCGGCTACTACCGCCGTCTCGACGACTACATCGGCCGCCTCGTCGAGATCGCCGGGCCGGAGGCGCAGGTGTTCATCGCCTCCGATCATGGCTTCGCCGGCACCGCGCAGGTCGTGCGGATCAACCGCTATCTCGGCGAGCTCGGCTACCTCACCTGGGCGGTCGACGACGGCAGCGACGAGGCCAAGCGGCGCGTCGACGTCAACTTCGCCTTCCTCGACTGGGAGAAGACCAAGGCCTTCTGCCCGACCCCCTCGTCGAACGGCATCCGCATCCGCGTCGCCAGGGAGCCGGGCCAGCCCGGCATCGCGCCGCACGAGTACGACGCCTTCCGCGACAAGCTGATCGCCGATCTCAAAGCCCTGCGCGGGCCGAATGGCGAGACGATCATCACCGAGATCCTGACGCGCGAGGAGGCCTTCCCCGGCCCCGCGATGGACGATGCGCCGGACCTCACGCTGATGCTCAACGACTTCGGCTTCGTCTCGGTGCGCGACAAGACGCCCGTCGTCGCCGCGCGCGCCTATCCCGCCGGCACGCACCACCCCGACGGGATCTTCATCGCCGCCGGCCCCGGCGTCGCGCAGGACCAGACCCGCGAGCTGATCCAGCTCATCGACGTGCCGTCGATCCTGCTGCACAGCCTCGGCCTCGCCGTTCCCTCGGACTTCGAGGGCGAGGTGCCGCGCCATCTCTTCACTGCGGACGAGTGGGCGGCGCGCCCGCTCGCGACCGGCGAGGCCGCGCATGCCGTCGACCGCGGCGCCGACGACGGCACGCCGTCGGACGCCGAGCGCGAGAAGATCCTCGAGCAGATGCGCGCGCTCGGCTACCTCGACGCGTGA
- a CDS encoding putative acyl carrier protein (ID:RHAL1_01409;~source:Prodigal:2.6), producing the protein MMDDTRNAGVAADHDTIEKTVIATLDDLVQDWDIEAPIEGGTKVVADLGFESIDLIQMVAALERAFKLKGGTLVEMLVADGRYVDDLTVDQIVERVETRVVKEKRQA; encoded by the coding sequence ATGATGGACGACACACGAAACGCCGGCGTCGCGGCGGATCACGACACGATCGAGAAGACGGTCATCGCAACGCTCGACGATCTCGTTCAGGATTGGGACATCGAGGCGCCGATAGAAGGTGGGACCAAGGTCGTCGCCGACCTCGGCTTCGAGTCGATCGACCTCATCCAGATGGTCGCCGCGCTCGAGCGCGCGTTCAAGCTGAAGGGCGGCACGCTCGTCGAGATGCTCGTCGCCGACGGCCGCTACGTCGACGACCTCACGGTCGACCAGATCGTCGAGCGCGTCGAGACCCGCGTCGTGAAGGAGAAGAGGCAGGCATGA
- a CDS encoding putative LpqC (ID:RHAL1_01410;~source:Prodigal:2.6): MSRRRFTWHHGLIGAAVAGLIAATTLTAAQAQGMDGPGPYGMGPGGPSMGPGDMGPDDGPGGVGPDDGPGMGGRMRGGGRRGGMDDEGGGAADMTEHEVSVNGVQRAYYVHVPQNVGHPAPVVFVFHGGGGRPQGIARKSNMDEVADQNGFVVVYPEGSASPSGRGGTWNIGGAQTVSGSDDVAYVDAVLKDLGANVQIDPTRIYAAGHSMGGVFAYRLACEMSGTFAAIAPVSATMVEPACHPTSPVAVLHIQGAADDRIPLRGGRGRMTREGRDWPAPSKGVAAWSRFDACAATPTSKTEGIATCESYSGCKAPVEMCVLAGEGHPWPQDAAPKIWAFFAAHPKVSQ, encoded by the coding sequence GTGAGCCGACGCCGTTTCACCTGGCACCACGGGCTGATCGGCGCTGCCGTCGCCGGCCTCATCGCCGCGACGACGCTGACGGCGGCGCAGGCGCAAGGCATGGACGGCCCCGGCCCCTACGGCATGGGGCCCGGCGGTCCTAGCATGGGACCCGGAGACATGGGCCCCGATGATGGGCCGGGCGGCGTGGGCCCGGACGACGGTCCCGGGATGGGCGGTCGCATGCGCGGCGGCGGCCGGCGCGGCGGCATGGACGACGAGGGTGGCGGCGCGGCCGACATGACAGAGCACGAGGTCTCCGTGAACGGCGTCCAGCGGGCCTACTACGTCCACGTCCCGCAGAACGTCGGCCATCCCGCCCCCGTGGTCTTCGTCTTCCACGGCGGCGGCGGGCGTCCGCAGGGCATCGCGCGCAAGTCGAACATGGACGAGGTCGCCGACCAGAACGGCTTCGTCGTGGTCTACCCCGAGGGGTCGGCATCGCCGTCCGGCCGCGGCGGGACCTGGAACATCGGCGGCGCGCAGACCGTCAGCGGCTCGGACGACGTCGCCTATGTCGACGCCGTCCTGAAGGATCTCGGCGCGAACGTGCAGATCGACCCGACCCGCATCTATGCCGCCGGGCATTCGATGGGCGGCGTCTTCGCCTATCGTCTCGCCTGCGAGATGTCGGGCACGTTCGCGGCGATCGCGCCGGTGTCGGCGACGATGGTCGAGCCCGCCTGCCATCCGACGAGCCCCGTCGCCGTCCTCCACATCCAGGGCGCGGCGGACGATCGCATCCCGCTGCGCGGCGGACGCGGGCGGATGACACGCGAGGGTCGCGACTGGCCGGCGCCGTCCAAGGGCGTGGCGGCGTGGAGCCGCTTCGATGCCTGCGCGGCGACGCCGACCAGCAAGACGGAAGGCATCGCCACGTGCGAGAGCTACTCCGGCTGCAAGGCGCCCGTGGAGATGTGCGTCCTCGCCGGCGAGGGCCATCCCTGGCCGCAGGACGCCGCGCCGAAGATCTGGGCGTTCTTCGCCGCCCACCCCAAGGTTTCGCAATAG
- a CDS encoding protein of unknown function (ID:RHAL1_01411;~source:Prodigal:2.6), translating into MPAEIGYDTTHFESLRNELAALNEGAIADGLVAVRDGVVVVPAKPRRVRRRKARADAKAKAEAAPPEAAEPDEKTKEKPEKKPRKPSPDRSPAAARRLLAMLQRQDQDESPDVAGTSFTEAGVERLLAHLNTRRKKQGGGAWRRFLQRADRYLKRPVPLGIRTVRGVGFDRLQVLARHLEEIETGGWERFQAARAVRRRKVAPPLPLTRDEASAEPAGLALEGGPR; encoded by the coding sequence ATGCCAGCCGAGATCGGCTACGATACGACCCATTTCGAATCGCTGCGGAATGAGCTCGCCGCCTTGAACGAGGGCGCGATCGCCGACGGCCTCGTCGCGGTGCGCGACGGCGTCGTCGTGGTGCCAGCGAAGCCGCGCCGGGTCCGCCGCCGCAAGGCCAGGGCTGACGCGAAGGCTAAAGCCGAGGCCGCGCCGCCTGAGGCGGCAGAGCCCGATGAAAAGACCAAGGAAAAGCCCGAGAAAAAGCCGAGGAAACCGTCGCCCGATCGGAGCCCTGCGGCCGCGCGGCGCCTGCTGGCGATGCTCCAGCGCCAGGACCAGGACGAATCTCCTGATGTTGCGGGGACAAGCTTCACGGAAGCGGGTGTCGAGCGGCTCCTCGCCCACCTGAACACGCGTCGCAAGAAGCAAGGCGGCGGCGCCTGGCGGCGCTTCCTTCAGCGGGCCGACCGGTACCTGAAGCGCCCTGTGCCGCTCGGCATCCGGACGGTGCGCGGGGTCGGCTTCGACCGGCTGCAGGTCTTGGCGCGCCACCTCGAGGAGATCGAGACGGGCGGCTGGGAGCGTTTTCAGGCGGCTCGCGCCGTGCGCCGGCGTAAGGTTGCGCCGCCCCTGCCGTTGACACGAGACGAGGCCAGCGCCGAACCTGCCGGGCTCGCACTCGAAGGAGGTCCCAGGTGA